A genomic region of Catalinimonas niigatensis contains the following coding sequences:
- a CDS encoding polysaccharide deacetylase family protein: MYALSTKFLQNNPSKISRVLVYMCLFSLPAFSQIIQKPIPDKLVVLTFDDAVSTHATYVGPLLREYGFGGTFFVCEFPPDFEDKSKYMSWKQIQELGEMGFEIANHTKTHTHVNTMDKAQFVEELEYIEYKCQELGLDKPVSFAYPAYDTDPEAIKTLEEQGYQFARVGGSQAYDPKVNHPYLIPSFSTTGVDKGRVLKAIDQAKDGKIVVLTIHGVPDYAHDWVTTPPKLFEAYMQYLHQNDYKVIALRDLERYINVKEALKKIEPDFERVK; this comes from the coding sequence ATGTACGCTTTATCCACTAAATTTCTACAGAATAATCCATCTAAAATAAGTAGAGTATTGGTATATATGTGTCTGTTCTCCCTTCCGGCTTTTTCGCAGATCATCCAAAAACCTATTCCTGATAAATTAGTGGTACTCACTTTTGATGATGCGGTCAGTACGCATGCTACTTATGTAGGACCGTTACTCAGGGAATATGGATTTGGAGGTACTTTCTTTGTCTGCGAATTCCCACCTGATTTTGAAGATAAATCTAAGTATATGTCTTGGAAGCAGATTCAGGAACTTGGTGAGATGGGTTTTGAGATTGCCAACCACACCAAAACACACACGCATGTCAACACAATGGATAAAGCTCAGTTTGTGGAAGAATTAGAGTATATAGAATACAAATGTCAGGAACTGGGTTTAGATAAACCAGTCAGTTTTGCTTATCCCGCTTACGATACCGATCCTGAGGCGATTAAAACTTTGGAAGAACAAGGGTATCAATTTGCCCGGGTGGGAGGAAGCCAGGCTTATGATCCAAAAGTAAATCATCCCTATCTGATTCCCAGTTTTAGTACTACCGGAGTAGACAAAGGACGTGTGTTGAAGGCGATAGATCAGGCAAAAGATGGAAAAATTGTGGTGCTCACCATTCACGGGGTACCGGATTATGCCCACGATTGGGTGACTACTCCTCCCAAACTTTTTGAAGCTTATATGCAGTACCTGCATCAAAATGATTATAAAGTCATTGCATTGCGAGATCTGGAAAGATATATTAATGTAAAAGAAGCATTAAAGAAAATAGAACCGGATTTTGAGAGAGTGAAATGA
- a CDS encoding RNA polymerase sigma factor, whose translation MTDIDKLDDEGLALRLKETGDQRYFAELMRRHERKILKKCKSYVKQDEASEDLMQEVMIKLFLRIKDFRSEAKFSTWLFTIIHSTCIDYLRKHKKNVHSIITEKLSDEVAEIVDTEEEVTEAMSEKILEELLNHMTPEEKMLLLLKYKEKHQIKDIQLTLNLSESAVKMRLKRAKEKINKLYYKHRQ comes from the coding sequence ATGACTGATATTGATAAATTGGATGATGAAGGGTTAGCGCTAAGACTTAAAGAAACCGGCGATCAGCGTTATTTTGCAGAATTAATGCGCAGACATGAAAGAAAAATATTAAAAAAATGTAAGAGTTATGTAAAGCAGGATGAGGCCAGTGAGGACCTGATGCAGGAGGTAATGATTAAGCTTTTTTTGCGGATAAAAGATTTTAGAAGCGAGGCAAAATTCTCTACCTGGCTTTTTACCATTATCCATAGTACCTGTATAGATTACCTTCGCAAACATAAAAAAAATGTTCACAGCATCATTACTGAAAAGCTTAGCGATGAAGTAGCAGAAATAGTGGATACAGAAGAGGAGGTGACTGAAGCGATGAGTGAAAAAATACTGGAAGAGCTGCTGAACCACATGACACCTGAAGAAAAGATGTTATTGCTGCTGAAATACAAGGAAAAACATCAGATCAAAGATATTCAACTCACTTTAAACTTATCGGAAAGTGCAGTGAAGATGCGTCTAAAAAGAGCTAAAGAAAAAATTAATAAACTTTATTATAAACACAGGCAGTAA
- a CDS encoding glycosyl hydrolase, which produces MINMTTSDRIFQLLLICILLIIPQLCFSQIQWPEITPQNKPWTRWWWMGSSINEKDVSDLLETYKEAGLGGVEITPIYGVAGYEEHFIPYLSDKWVQKLTFTFKEAARLKLGVDMATGTGWPFGGPWIGAEEASKYVAYKTYTLNAGQRLNERVVYLQQPLVRAVGNQIYESYGIYKLNGEKIHGSRQNPLLKENSKPIDISDIKEPITANKNLQALALDQVRFEKSLPLQTLMAYSNQGEVLNLTDKVNDEGNLDWTASDDKWTLYAVFQGWHGKMVERAAPGGEGYVIDHFSQEAIRVYLEKFDQALTTKDISSLRSFFNDSYEVDDASGQANWTPELWDEFGQRRGYDLREHLPALFGNDAEDKNKAVLSDYRETISELLLENFTQPWQEWAHGKDAIIRNQAHGSPANILDLYAASDIPETEGNEVLRFKFATSAANVAGRELVSAEAATWLNEHFTSTLSDVKEAVDRFFLGGVNHIFYHGTNYSPQQEEWPGWLFYAAVHFSPSNPLWADLDALNTYIAHTQSFLQMGHPDNDILLYYPVYDYYAERGNELLRHFDGFEESDKSSFKNNVNLLQKKGYAFDMISDKQLQKVTYAEKSLVSANNLYQTIVVPNCEYMPLNTLQKIMQLAEGGASIIVHRALPASIPGLRKDNLEEFRKLKAQLYFKKQSNGIQEATVGQGRIIMGNNFERLMSYASVRREVLVDQGLQFVRRVNDNQHLYFLKNQGDKPLEGWVPIQATGQLVAIYDPMRKKSGLASVRNTKNRTLEVYLQLAPGESCILQTFPNSFSASTFPYYQVVGKAIPLEGSWSIDFMKGGPTLPSSINTSTLRSWTALKQDEIDKFSGTARYSLNFPLPSGEYEALRLDLGTVKESATVYLNGEVLETLLGPNYSITIDRNKMMLVNKLEVEVSNLMANRIADLDQRKVGWKKFYNINFPARLSENRNANGLFDASQWSPKPSGLMGPVTLTPLNKMKL; this is translated from the coding sequence ATGATCAACATGACCACTTCCGATAGAATTTTTCAACTGTTACTTATCTGTATATTACTGATTATACCCCAGCTATGCTTTTCACAGATACAATGGCCGGAAATTACACCGCAAAATAAACCCTGGACCCGCTGGTGGTGGATGGGTAGCAGCATCAACGAAAAGGATGTCAGTGATTTGCTAGAGACATACAAAGAAGCTGGTTTGGGTGGAGTAGAAATTACACCCATCTATGGAGTGGCCGGTTATGAGGAGCATTTCATACCCTATTTGTCAGATAAATGGGTACAAAAGCTGACTTTCACATTCAAAGAAGCTGCCCGGCTTAAGCTTGGGGTAGATATGGCTACGGGTACCGGTTGGCCTTTTGGTGGTCCTTGGATAGGTGCTGAAGAAGCGAGCAAATATGTAGCTTATAAAACGTATACACTTAATGCTGGCCAAAGGCTCAACGAAAGAGTGGTGTACCTACAGCAACCATTGGTGAGGGCAGTGGGCAACCAGATTTATGAGTCTTACGGTATTTATAAACTGAATGGTGAAAAAATACATGGTTCACGCCAAAATCCTTTGTTAAAAGAAAACTCTAAACCAATTGACATTTCTGATATCAAAGAACCCATCACGGCGAACAAGAATTTGCAGGCTCTGGCGCTAGATCAGGTGAGATTTGAAAAGAGTTTACCTTTACAAACCCTGATGGCTTATTCAAATCAGGGTGAAGTTTTAAATTTAACTGATAAAGTTAACGATGAAGGAAATCTGGACTGGACGGCTTCCGATGATAAATGGACGCTTTATGCAGTTTTTCAGGGATGGCATGGGAAAATGGTGGAAAGGGCTGCCCCCGGAGGAGAAGGTTACGTCATTGATCATTTTTCACAAGAAGCTATCCGTGTTTATCTGGAAAAATTTGATCAAGCGTTGACTACAAAAGATATCTCTTCTTTAAGATCTTTTTTTAATGATTCTTATGAAGTAGATGATGCCAGTGGTCAGGCAAACTGGACACCGGAACTGTGGGATGAATTTGGACAAAGAAGAGGCTACGATTTGAGGGAGCATTTACCAGCACTTTTCGGTAATGATGCTGAGGATAAAAATAAGGCGGTACTGTCGGATTACCGGGAAACTATTTCTGAACTTCTACTTGAAAATTTTACCCAGCCCTGGCAGGAGTGGGCACATGGCAAAGATGCGATAATACGCAATCAGGCACATGGTTCGCCCGCAAATATTTTGGATTTATATGCAGCCAGTGACATCCCTGAAACGGAGGGAAATGAAGTTCTTAGGTTCAAGTTCGCGACTTCAGCGGCTAATGTGGCGGGTAGAGAACTGGTTTCCGCAGAAGCGGCAACCTGGCTGAATGAACATTTCACCTCTACCTTATCAGATGTAAAAGAAGCGGTGGATCGTTTTTTTCTGGGTGGAGTAAACCATATCTTTTATCATGGGACTAATTATTCACCACAGCAGGAGGAGTGGCCGGGTTGGCTATTTTATGCAGCGGTGCATTTTTCACCCTCAAATCCTTTGTGGGCAGATCTTGATGCGTTGAATACCTATATAGCCCACACTCAGTCATTTCTACAAATGGGTCATCCAGACAATGATATCCTCTTGTATTATCCTGTCTATGACTATTACGCGGAGAGGGGCAACGAACTACTTCGTCATTTTGATGGCTTTGAAGAATCTGATAAATCTTCATTTAAAAACAATGTAAATCTATTGCAGAAAAAAGGATATGCATTTGATATGATATCGGATAAACAGCTTCAAAAGGTGACTTATGCAGAGAAATCACTGGTATCAGCTAACAACCTTTATCAGACAATTGTAGTGCCCAATTGTGAATATATGCCATTAAACACTTTGCAGAAAATCATGCAACTGGCAGAAGGAGGAGCTTCTATCATCGTACATAGAGCTTTGCCTGCAAGCATCCCGGGCCTAAGAAAAGATAACCTGGAGGAGTTTAGAAAACTTAAAGCTCAATTATACTTTAAGAAGCAAAGCAATGGGATACAGGAAGCAACTGTCGGACAAGGGAGAATCATCATGGGAAATAATTTTGAAAGGCTCATGAGCTATGCCTCTGTAAGGCGGGAAGTTTTGGTAGATCAAGGATTACAATTTGTCAGAAGGGTAAATGACAATCAACATCTCTATTTCCTAAAAAACCAGGGAGATAAACCACTAGAGGGATGGGTACCAATTCAGGCTACAGGACAGTTAGTCGCTATTTACGATCCTATGCGTAAAAAAAGTGGTCTGGCATCAGTGAGAAATACAAAAAACAGAACATTGGAAGTATATCTTCAGCTTGCTCCCGGTGAAAGCTGCATATTGCAGACTTTTCCTAATTCTTTTTCAGCATCTACTTTTCCATATTATCAAGTGGTGGGAAAAGCCATACCTCTGGAAGGAAGCTGGTCCATTGATTTTATGAAAGGAGGGCCCACACTACCTTCCAGCATAAATACTTCTACTTTGAGATCATGGACAGCCCTCAAGCAGGATGAGATTGATAAATTCTCAGGAACTGCCCGATATTCACTTAACTTTCCCTTACCCTCAGGAGAGTATGAAGCGCTGAGGCTTGATTTAGGAACTGTCAAAGAAAGCGCTACGGTATATTTAAATGGTGAAGTATTAGAAACTCTATTAGGCCCCAACTATTCAATCACTATAGATAGAAATAAGATGATGTTAGTAAATAAGCTGGAGGTAGAAGTCTCAAATCTCATGGCTAATCGCATTGCTGATCTGGATCAGAGGAAGGTAGGGTGGAAAAAATTTTACAACATCAATTTCCCTGCACGTTTAAGCGAAAATCGTAATGCAAATGGATTATTTGATGCATCTCAATGGAGCCCCAAACCATCTGGCCTAATGGGTCCTGTCACACTTACTCCATTGAATAAAATGAAATTGTAG
- the rhaM gene encoding L-rhamnose mutarotase, producing MKRNAFKMKLKPGYEDEYKKRHDQIWPELSECLKEAGIHDYSIYLDEESLTLFAFQKLEDGYDAQKLAMHPIIRRWWAFMADIMDTNPDHSPVSKPLYEVFHMD from the coding sequence ATGAAACGAAATGCATTCAAAATGAAACTGAAGCCGGGCTATGAGGATGAATATAAAAAGAGACATGATCAAATCTGGCCGGAATTAAGTGAATGTCTGAAAGAAGCTGGAATACATGATTATTCTATCTATCTGGATGAAGAATCCTTAACGCTTTTTGCTTTTCAAAAATTAGAGGACGGGTACGATGCTCAGAAGTTAGCAATGCATCCGATAATTAGAAGATGGTGGGCTTTTATGGCAGATATCATGGATACCAATCCGGATCATTCTCCAGTCAGTAAGCCTCTGTATGAAGTATTTCACATGGATTGA